Genomic window (Deltaproteobacteria bacterium):
TGCTGGTGATCCACGATCTCGCCTACGCGGACCTCGTCTTCGACGGGTACAAGGCGCCCTCGATCCTCCAGGTTCCCGGGGCCAAGGACGTGGCGGTCGAGATGTACTCCATGTCGAAGGGGTACTCCATGCCAGGCTGGCGCGTCGGTTTCGTCGTCGGGAACAAGCGGTTGGTCGGAGCGCTGACCCGGATCAAGAGCTATCTCGACTACGGGATGTTCCAGGCGATCCAGATCGCCGCCACGGTGGCGCTCAACGGGCCGCAGCGCGTGGTGGACGAGGCCGTCGAGATCTACCGGAAGCGCAGGGATTGCCTCGTCGACGGATTCGCCCGCATCGGGTGGGAGTTCGAGAAGCCGAAGGGGACGATGTTCGTGTGGGCGCCCATTCCTGAACCGTTCCTGGCGATGGGCTCCGTCGAATTTTCGAAGCTTCTCCTGACGAAGGCCAAGGTCGCGGTCTCGCCGGGGATCGGTTTCGGGGAACACGGGGAAGGGTTCGTCCGGTTCGCGCTGGTGGAGAACGAGCACCGGATCCGGCAGGCGATCCGCGGCGTGAAGGGGTTGCTCCAGTCGCCGCCGAAGGTCAAGGCGAAATGACCGTTTCCCCCCGGGAGATCGGGGTCGGCGTCGTCGGTTTCGGAACCGTCGGCACCGGCACGGTCAAGCTTCTCCTCGAGAACGCGGAACTCCTCCGCAAGCGCGTCGGGATCCCGATCCGGCTCGTCCGGGTCGCGGATCGGGACGTCGCGAAGGATCGGGGCGTTCGCCTGCCGGAGGGCGTCCTCATCGAGGGCGGCATGCGGGTCGCCAGGGACCCCGACGTCCATATCCTCGTCGAACTCGTCGGCGGGACGGGTGCAGCGAAAGACTTCCTGCTCGAGGCGATCCGCAACGGGAAATCGGTGGTGACGGCGAACAAGGCCCTGCTCGCGGAGTGCGGTCCGGAGATCGTCAAGGCCGTCCAGGCCGCCGGCGTCGACATCGGGTTCGAGGCGAGCGTCGGCGGAGGGATCCCCATCATCCGGACGCTGCGGGAAGGGTTGGCGGCGAACCGGATCAAGGCGATCTTCGGGATCATGAACGGGACGTGCAACTACATCCTTTCGCGCATGACCAGCGAGGGGAAGCCGTTCGCCGAGGTCCTCGCCGAGGCGCAGGCGGCCGGGCTCGCCGAGGCGGACCCGTCGTTCGACGTCGACGGGATCGACACGGCGCACAAGCTCGCGATCCTCGTCTGGCTTGCCACCGGCGGGCACGTTCCCCCGGAGGAGATCTTCGTCCAGGGGATCCGGGAGATCGACCAGGAAGACATCTCCTTTGCGAAGGAGTTCGGGTACACGATCAAGCTGCTGGCGATCGCGAAGGAGAACGGCGCGGGGATCGAGGTGCGGGTCCACCCGACGATGATCCCGTCCCATTACCTCCTGGCCACGGTCGACGGCGCCTACAACGCGATCTACGTGAAGGGGGACTTCGTCGGTTCCTCCCTGTCGTACGGGCAGGGCGCGGGGATGCTCCCCAC
Coding sequences:
- a CDS encoding homoserine dehydrogenase gives rise to the protein MTVSPREIGVGVVGFGTVGTGTVKLLLENAELLRKRVGIPIRLVRVADRDVAKDRGVRLPEGVLIEGGMRVARDPDVHILVELVGGTGAAKDFLLEAIRNGKSVVTANKALLAECGPEIVKAVQAAGVDIGFEASVGGGIPIIRTLREGLAANRIKAIFGIMNGTCNYILSRMTSEGKPFAEVLAEAQAAGLAEADPSFDVDGIDTAHKLAILVWLATGGHVPPEEIFVQGIREIDQEDISFAKEFGYTIKLLAIAKENGAGIEVRVHPTMIPSHYLLATVDGAYNAIYVKGDFVGSSLSYGQGAGMLPTASAVVSDVIEIARNLRRGCAGRIPPGGFFLADPSARADLAPFDQVHSEYYLKFRVMDKPGVLSRIAGVLGSHAISIASVLQKGQGQAAVPIFIVTHRAVESDMRAALAEVDRLPDVVDRTRMIRIENNL
- the alaC gene encoding alanine transaminase — protein: MEEFPRIQRLPPYVFAVVVELKSKMRHAGEDIIDLGMGNPDLPTPKHIVDKLVEAVRNPRNHRYSLSRGIPKLRLAICNWYKRKYNVDLDPETEAIATIGAKEGLSHLVLATMGPGDIAFVPSPTYPIHTYSVIIAGADVRSISLTSGEGDFIERAERAIKTLWPKPKMMIISFPHNPTTQVVDLDFFKRVVAFAKEYKMLVIHDLAYADLVFDGYKAPSILQVPGAKDVAVEMYSMSKGYSMPGWRVGFVVGNKRLVGALTRIKSYLDYGMFQAIQIAATVALNGPQRVVDEAVEIYRKRRDCLVDGFARIGWEFEKPKGTMFVWAPIPEPFLAMGSVEFSKLLLTKAKVAVSPGIGFGEHGEGFVRFALVENEHRIRQAIRGVKGLLQSPPKVKAK